The Polyangiaceae bacterium genome window below encodes:
- a CDS encoding transposase, with the protein MANVLSDEKRLAVLAALVEGNSERAIERMTGVQQKTIGRLALTLGQGAANLHDRLSRELHCSLVTVDEIWSYVAKKQARVTPKDGPDVGEAYTFVALDSSSRFVISWHVGKRNEESAKAFMNDLRSRLVVMPAMTSDGFAPYVNAVGAAFGPGIDYAMTVKNYGSKGRRDDYRYEPPRDPFITKKVVFGAPNLDKASTAYIERNNGTMRHHIGRMRRLCYAFSKKSENHCAAVALNYAWYNLGTVVKTLRVTPAMQLGITDHVWTIDEFLAALLTSGPCEPPVKQPLAPRTPEVTHRELPNGRGFLRVIDGGKMKPIEAPKPVPMTPAPIAVAAPIADENGQLDLLSWRPKEKQLSLFTDS; encoded by the coding sequence ATGGCGAACGTCCTGTCCGACGAGAAGCGTCTTGCCGTGCTTGCGGCTTTGGTCGAAGGCAACTCGGAACGCGCGATCGAGCGCATGACCGGTGTCCAGCAAAAGACCATTGGTCGCCTTGCTCTTACGCTCGGTCAAGGTGCCGCGAACCTGCACGACCGCCTCTCTCGCGAGCTGCATTGCTCGCTTGTGACCGTCGATGAAATTTGGTCCTACGTGGCCAAGAAGCAGGCTCGCGTTACGCCGAAAGATGGTCCCGATGTCGGGGAGGCGTACACGTTCGTGGCTCTCGATTCGTCGTCCCGGTTCGTCATTTCGTGGCACGTTGGCAAGCGCAACGAGGAAAGCGCCAAGGCGTTTATGAACGATTTGCGCTCGCGTCTCGTGGTGATGCCTGCGATGACCAGCGACGGCTTTGCGCCGTACGTCAACGCCGTTGGTGCCGCGTTCGGCCCTGGTATCGATTACGCCATGACGGTGAAGAACTACGGCAGCAAAGGACGTCGTGATGACTACCGCTACGAGCCCCCTCGCGATCCGTTCATCACGAAGAAAGTCGTGTTCGGGGCCCCGAACCTGGACAAGGCGAGCACGGCCTACATCGAGCGAAACAATGGCACGATGCGCCATCACATCGGCCGCATGCGCCGACTCTGCTACGCGTTCAGCAAAAAGTCCGAGAACCACTGCGCCGCCGTTGCGCTGAACTATGCCTGGTACAACCTCGGAACGGTCGTGAAGACGTTGCGCGTCACGCCCGCGATGCAGCTCGGGATCACGGACCATGTTTGGACGATCGACGAGTTCCTTGCCGCGCTGTTGACGTCTGGACCGTGTGAACCCCCGGTCAAGCAACCGCTCGCACCGCGCACGCCCGAAGTGACGCACCGCGAGCTGCCGAACGGTCGGGGCTTCCTGCGCGTCATCGACGGTGGCAAGATGAAGCCGATCGAAGCTCCCAAGCCCGTCCCGATGACACCAGCACCGATCGCCGTTGCAGCTCCCATCGCCGACGAGAACGGACAGCTCGATCTGTTGTCGTGGCGACCGAAGGAAAAACAGCTGTCGCTTTTCACGGACAGCTAG